A stretch of Candidatus Binatia bacterium DNA encodes these proteins:
- the rpsK gene encoding 30S ribosomal protein S11 — translation MAKDDQGTEEKKAEARPEDKTGEKGGEKAAAEKAAERAARKKKGRKNVAEGVVHIHSTFNNTIVTITDYQGNVISWSSAGTMGFKGSRKGTPFAAQQAADNAAKKAADHGVRSVQVFVRGPGAGRESALRSLQAAGIHISLIKDVTPIPHNGCRPPKRRRV, via the coding sequence ATGGCGAAGGACGATCAGGGAACTGAAGAGAAAAAGGCCGAAGCGCGCCCAGAGGATAAGACAGGCGAGAAAGGCGGCGAGAAAGCGGCCGCCGAGAAGGCGGCGGAGCGTGCGGCGCGGAAGAAAAAGGGCAGAAAAAACGTCGCCGAGGGCGTCGTCCACATCCATTCGACCTTCAACAATACGATCGTCACGATCACCGACTATCAAGGCAACGTCATCTCGTGGTCGAGCGCCGGCACGATGGGATTCAAGGGCTCGCGCAAGGGAACACCCTTCGCGGCGCAGCAGGCGGCCGACAACGCGGCCAAAAAAGCGGCCGACCACGGCGTGCGCAGCGTGCAGGTTTTTGTGCGCGGCCCCGGCGCGGGGCGAGAGTCGGCGCTCAGATCGCTGCAGGCGGCCGGCATCCATATCAGCCTGATCAAGGACGTCACGCCGATTCCGCATAACGGCTGCCGTCCGCCTAAGCGGAGGAGAGTATGA